The following coding sequences are from one Nicotiana tomentosiformis chromosome 3, ASM39032v3, whole genome shotgun sequence window:
- the LOC104086450 gene encoding RING-H2 finger protein ATL46-like — MSRISPIFLLVIVVIAVLFFVFGLLHLLIRYCLKMPSFSSISQSNRFPESTSSQVLQRQLQQLFRQHDSGLDQSIIDTLPVFLYKDIMGLKEPFDCAVCLCEFSEHDKLRLLPLCSHAFHIHCIDTWLLSNSTCPLCRGVITSGISIGNPLFSSNYESREQWNFHLEDGIRNSQKSGVLMQENVGEMRVFSVRLGKYKSVNEGNENYEDKSQGEISSSNLNARRCFSMGSFQYVVDDSELQIALPNVKILKAKCENNNFGATTEGKKISARTKGESFSVSKIWLWSKKGNSSSSSETNVGGLSLNLDIPITNRTQFV, encoded by the coding sequence TTCTGATTAGGTATTGTTTAAAGATGCCTTCTTTTTCATCAATTTCTCAGTCCAATAGATTCCCAGAATCAACTAGTTCCCAAGTTCTCCAAAGGCAGCTTCAACAGCTCTTTCGGCAACATGATTCTGGTTTAGACCAATCTATCATTGACACTTTGCCTGTGTTTTTGTATAAGGATATTATGGGGTTGAAGGAGCCATTTGATTGTGCTGTTTGTTTATGTGAATTTTCAGAACATGACAAACTCAGATTGCTCCCTTTGTGTAGCCATGCTTTTCACATCCATTGTATAGACACATGGCTCCTATCAAACTCAACTTGTCCTTTATGTAGAGGTGTAATTACTTCTGGAATTTCTATTGGAAACCCCTTGTTTAGCTCTAATTATGAGTCAAGAGAACAGTGGAATTTCCATTTGGAAGATGGAATTAGAAACAGTCAAAAGTCAGGAGTACTCATGCAAGAAAATGTTGGAGAAATGAGAGTTTTCTCAGTTAGATTAGGTAAGTACAAAAGTGTAAATGAAGGGAATGAAAATTATGAAGACAAAAGTCAAGGGGAAATTAGTAGCAGCAATTTGAATGCAAGGAGATGTTTTTCAATGGGTTCATTTCAATATGTGGTTGATGATTCAGAATTGCAGATAGCTTTGCCCAATGTGAAGATTCTCAAAGCGAAGTGTGAGAACAACAATTTTGGGGCTACTACAGAAGGAAAAAAGATCAGTGCTAGGACTAAAGGAGAGAGCTTCTCTGTTTCAAAGATTTGGCTTTGGTCTAAGAAAGGCAATTCCTCAAGTTCTTCAGAAACAAATGTTGGTGGACTATCTCTTAATCTTGATATTCCCATTACAAACAGAACTCAGTTTGTGTAA